Proteins from a genomic interval of Nocardioidaceae bacterium:
- a CDS encoding crotonase/enoyl-CoA hydratase family protein, whose amino-acid sequence MSSPVRVERDGPVTTVVLHRPEARNAVDGPTAAALADAFRAFDADPEQHVAVLWGDGGTFCAGADLKGIGTDRSNRVDDLPADGPMGPSRMQLGKPVIAAIEGYAVAGGLELAAWCDLRVAASDAVLGVFCRRWGVPLIDGGTVRLPRLIGESRAMDLILTGRAVDADEAERIGLVNRVVEPGRTREAAEALAHELAGLPQTCLRRDRLSVLETAGLPEGEALAVELRHGRVSLAEAQAGAGRFAAGAGRHGRPDPAV is encoded by the coding sequence GTGAGCTCACCCGTACGCGTCGAGCGCGACGGCCCCGTGACCACGGTCGTCCTGCACCGTCCCGAGGCCCGCAACGCCGTCGACGGGCCCACGGCTGCTGCCCTGGCCGACGCCTTCCGTGCGTTCGACGCCGACCCAGAGCAGCACGTCGCGGTGCTGTGGGGTGACGGCGGCACGTTCTGCGCCGGCGCCGACCTCAAGGGCATCGGCACCGACCGCAGCAACCGGGTGGACGACCTGCCCGCCGACGGTCCGATGGGACCGAGCCGCATGCAGCTCGGCAAGCCCGTCATCGCAGCCATCGAGGGGTACGCCGTCGCGGGCGGCCTCGAGCTCGCCGCCTGGTGCGACCTGCGCGTCGCCGCCTCCGACGCGGTGCTGGGCGTCTTCTGCCGTCGCTGGGGCGTGCCGCTCATCGACGGCGGCACCGTACGACTCCCCCGGCTGATCGGCGAGAGCCGCGCGATGGACCTCATCCTCACCGGGCGGGCCGTCGACGCGGACGAGGCCGAGCGCATCGGGCTGGTGAACCGCGTCGTCGAGCCGGGGCGTACGCGCGAGGCCGCCGAGGCCCTCGCCCACGAGCTCGCCGGCCTGCCGCAGACCTGCCTGCGCCGCGACCGGCTCAGCGTGCTCGAGACCGCGGGGCTCCCCGAGGGCGAGGCGCTCGCCGTCGAGCTGCGGCACGGCCGGGTCTCGCTCGCCGAGGCGCAGGCGGGAGCAGGCCGGTTCGCCGCGGGCGCCGGTCGACACGGCCGGCCGGACCCCGCGGTCTGA
- a CDS encoding aminoacyltransferase: protein MQVRTISGEQHAEFLRRCRSASFLQTPAWAAVKPEWAAESIGWFTHGATEADDELVGVGLVLYRQLPKVKRYLAYLPEGPVIDWASDDLVSWLGPMSDHVKKKGAFGVRIGAPVVHRRWDDEAIKDGIKDESATALTDLPPTGRYQVGAAVVGQLRDAGWVEQGLGEGFSAGQPRFNFHVPLRHDLPDGEPLTEDEALARMNQQWRRNIRKADKAGVRVTQGSLDPTDGDLAAFHALYVETAQRDGFTPRPASYFDTMVTALGAEDPDRIRLYLAHHEGDLLAATIWISVGTHAWYSYGASSTVRREVQASNAVQWQMMRDSLALGCDVYDLRGITDTVDAEDAEIGLIRFKVGTGGQAVEYVGEWDLPLRTLTYKAFELYMSRR, encoded by the coding sequence CTGCAGGTGCGCACCATCTCCGGCGAGCAGCACGCCGAGTTCCTGCGCCGCTGCCGGTCCGCCTCGTTCCTGCAGACGCCTGCCTGGGCGGCGGTGAAGCCCGAGTGGGCCGCTGAGTCGATCGGCTGGTTCACCCACGGCGCCACCGAGGCCGACGACGAGCTCGTCGGGGTCGGGCTGGTGCTCTACCGGCAGCTGCCGAAGGTGAAGCGCTACCTCGCCTACCTCCCCGAGGGACCCGTCATCGACTGGGCGAGCGACGACCTCGTGTCCTGGCTCGGCCCGATGAGCGACCACGTGAAGAAGAAGGGTGCCTTCGGCGTACGCATCGGCGCCCCCGTCGTCCACCGCCGGTGGGACGACGAGGCCATCAAGGACGGCATCAAGGACGAGTCCGCCACGGCCCTGACGGACCTGCCGCCGACCGGCCGCTACCAGGTCGGCGCCGCGGTCGTCGGACAGCTGCGCGACGCCGGCTGGGTCGAGCAGGGGCTCGGCGAGGGGTTCAGCGCGGGCCAGCCGCGCTTCAACTTCCACGTGCCTCTGCGCCACGACCTGCCCGACGGCGAGCCGCTCACCGAGGACGAAGCCCTCGCCCGCATGAACCAGCAGTGGCGCCGCAACATCCGCAAGGCCGACAAGGCCGGCGTACGCGTCACCCAGGGGTCCCTCGACCCCACTGACGGCGACCTCGCCGCCTTCCACGCCCTCTACGTCGAGACCGCGCAGCGCGACGGCTTCACTCCGCGACCGGCCTCGTACTTCGACACGATGGTCACCGCGCTCGGCGCCGAGGACCCGGACCGGATCCGCCTCTACCTCGCCCACCACGAGGGCGACCTGCTCGCCGCGACGATCTGGATCTCGGTGGGGACGCACGCCTGGTACTCCTACGGCGCCTCCTCGACGGTCCGTCGGGAGGTGCAGGCCTCCAACGCGGTGCAGTGGCAGATGATGCGCGACTCCCTCGCGCTCGGCTGCGACGTGTACGACCTGCGCGGCATCACCGACACCGTCGACGCGGAGGACGCCGAGATCGGGCTCATCCGCTTCAAGGTCGGCACGGGAGGCCAGGCCGTGGAGTACGTCGGCGAGTGGGACCTGCCGTTGCGGACACTGACGTACAAGGCGTTCGAGCTCTACATGAGCCGCCGGTGA
- a CDS encoding HNH endonuclease: MTSLLDPAPIVGRSRERGPRETVSSVHDALDAAGPVEGLSSRECDALIAEVARARARLQAYELRLVAAAAKTTVASDAGVRTTSDWLAARTRTTGAAAARTVGLAADLDDRLPATGQALDAGLVSREHAAVIAHATAQLPAGLSAQDKATVEQRLVERSRTLDPTQLRRHARRVLEVVEPDPVVVDAHEDAQLVDEESRALAKARLTLHDNADGTVTGHFTVPHLAGSVLRKILAAMTAPRRAALGATQAQGAQPLGDGGRDWAHERGVAFADLLTHLPTDRLSGKTATTLVVTMDHTTLAGAVKAAGIDTGERLSSATTRRLACSSGLVPVLLGGESQPLDLGRQRRLFSEAQRLAGATRHTTCAATGCQTPYAWTELHHRRPWSHGGTTDLDDMVPLCAFHHRRIHDGRYEHRRERDGTVTFTQRPGGGPRRAFVTSSTGGDDR; this comes from the coding sequence ATGACCTCGCTCCTGGACCCCGCCCCGATCGTTGGGCGGTCGCGTGAGCGGGGTCCTCGGGAGACGGTCAGCTCGGTTCATGACGCCCTCGACGCCGCGGGTCCGGTCGAGGGGTTGTCGTCGCGGGAGTGTGATGCGTTGATCGCCGAGGTTGCTCGGGCGAGGGCGCGGTTGCAGGCGTACGAGCTGCGGCTGGTCGCCGCGGCTGCGAAGACGACCGTGGCCTCTGATGCGGGGGTGCGTACGACCAGCGACTGGCTCGCGGCCCGCACCCGCACCACCGGTGCAGCCGCTGCCCGCACCGTGGGTCTGGCTGCCGACCTCGATGACCGGCTCCCGGCGACCGGGCAGGCCCTGGACGCCGGGCTGGTCTCCCGCGAGCACGCCGCGGTGATCGCACACGCCACCGCCCAGCTCCCGGCCGGGCTGTCCGCCCAGGACAAGGCCACCGTCGAGCAGCGGCTCGTCGAGCGCAGCCGCACCCTGGACCCGACCCAGCTGCGACGCCACGCCCGCCGGGTCCTCGAGGTCGTCGAACCCGACCCCGTCGTGGTCGATGCCCATGAGGACGCGCAGCTGGTCGATGAGGAGTCCCGGGCCCTGGCCAAGGCCCGGTTGACGCTGCACGACAACGCAGATGGCACTGTGACCGGGCACTTCACCGTCCCCCACCTGGCCGGGTCGGTGCTGCGCAAGATCCTGGCCGCGATGACCGCACCCCGCCGCGCCGCCCTCGGCGCCACCCAGGCACAAGGAGCTCAGCCGCTGGGTGACGGTGGGCGGGACTGGGCCCATGAGCGTGGGGTCGCGTTCGCGGACCTCCTCACCCACCTGCCCACCGACCGGCTGTCCGGCAAGACCGCGACCACGCTCGTGGTGACGATGGACCACACCACGCTCGCGGGGGCGGTGAAGGCGGCCGGGATCGACACCGGTGAGCGGCTCTCCTCCGCGACCACCCGGCGGCTCGCGTGCAGCTCCGGGCTCGTGCCCGTCTTGCTCGGTGGGGAGTCCCAACCGCTGGACCTCGGCCGGCAACGCCGCCTGTTCTCCGAGGCCCAACGCCTCGCGGGAGCGACCCGGCACACCACCTGCGCCGCGACCGGGTGCCAGACCCCCTACGCCTGGACCGAGCTGCACCACCGCAGACCCTGGTCCCACGGCGGCACCACCGATCTGGACGACATGGTCCCGTTGTGCGCGTTCCACCACCGCCGCATCCACGACGGCCGCTACGAGCATCGTCGAGAACGCGACGGCACCGTCACGTTCACGCAACGACCAGGCGGAGGCCCGCGGCGCGCGTTCGTCACCTCTTCGACCGGCGGCGACGACCGTTAG
- a CDS encoding deoxyribonuclease IV, whose translation MSETAVRLGAHVHGDPVAEAEARGVDLVQIFLGDPQSWKGPALERDGGVAQLRADAEAAGLAIVVHAPYVINVASTNNRVRMPSRKLLTQHLAAATELGAVGLVVHGGHVTAKDDPAKGADNWRKAIEAAELDAAKTPVLIENTAGGDHAMARRLDAWSRLWEAVQSAEGGEHVGVCLDTCHAHAGGIDLTGAVEAMTGITGRLDLVHANDSRDDFDSGADRHANLGQGHADPDALAACIAQARTHGAHALLETPGDADQHREDLEWLRARL comes from the coding sequence ATGAGTGAGACCGCCGTACGTCTGGGAGCCCACGTCCACGGAGACCCGGTAGCCGAGGCCGAGGCCCGCGGCGTCGACCTCGTGCAGATCTTCCTGGGCGACCCGCAGTCCTGGAAGGGTCCGGCGCTCGAGCGCGACGGCGGGGTCGCGCAGCTGCGGGCCGACGCCGAGGCGGCCGGGCTCGCGATCGTGGTGCACGCGCCGTACGTCATCAATGTCGCGAGCACGAACAATCGTGTCCGCATGCCGAGTCGCAAGCTGCTCACCCAGCACCTGGCTGCTGCCACAGAGCTCGGCGCGGTCGGTCTGGTGGTGCACGGCGGCCACGTGACGGCGAAGGACGACCCCGCGAAGGGTGCCGACAACTGGCGCAAGGCGATCGAGGCTGCCGAGCTCGACGCCGCGAAGACCCCGGTTCTCATCGAGAACACCGCGGGGGGTGACCACGCGATGGCGCGACGTCTCGATGCCTGGAGTCGATTGTGGGAGGCGGTGCAGTCGGCGGAGGGCGGCGAGCACGTCGGCGTTTGCCTGGACACCTGCCACGCCCACGCCGGCGGCATCGACCTGACCGGGGCCGTCGAGGCGATGACCGGCATCACCGGCCGTCTCGACCTGGTGCACGCCAACGACTCCCGCGACGACTTCGACTCCGGTGCCGACCGGCACGCCAACCTCGGCCAGGGCCACGCGGACCCCGATGCACTCGCCGCCTGCATCGCACAGGCGCGTACGCACGGGGCGCACGCGCTGCTCGAGACCCCCGGCGACGCCGACCAGCACCGCGAGGACCTGGAGTGGCTCCGAGCCAGGCTGTAG
- the rpsF gene encoding 30S ribosomal protein S6 — MRSYELMIILDPSLDERTIAPSLENYLNLVRNDGGTVENVDVWGRRRLAYEIRKNAEGIYAVVNLSAEPATVKELDRQLGLNESVLRTKVMRPDAH; from the coding sequence ATGCGCAGCTACGAGCTGATGATCATCCTGGACCCGAGCCTGGACGAGCGCACGATCGCCCCGTCACTCGAGAACTACCTCAACCTGGTCCGCAACGACGGTGGCACCGTCGAGAACGTCGACGTCTGGGGACGTCGTCGTCTGGCGTACGAGATCCGCAAGAACGCCGAGGGCATCTACGCCGTCGTCAACCTCTCCGCGGAGCCCGCCACCGTCAAGGAGCTGGACCGCCAGCTCGGACTCAACGAGTCCGTGCTCCGCACCAAGGTCATGCGCCCCGACGCGCACTGA
- a CDS encoding single-stranded DNA-binding protein, with translation MAGETVITVVGNLVDDPELRFTPSGAAVANFRIASTPRTFDRQTNEWKDGEALFLSCSVWRQAAENVAESLQKGMRVVVQGRLKQRSYETREGEKRTVFELEVEEVGPSLKYATAKVARTTGGGGGGFGGGGGGNRGGNPGGGGAAQDPWGNQGGQGNQGGSGGGNSGGNSGGGGGWGVPGQGGSGGDPWANQGGDEPPF, from the coding sequence ATGGCAGGCGAGACCGTCATCACCGTCGTCGGCAACCTCGTCGACGACCCGGAGCTGCGCTTCACCCCCTCGGGTGCGGCCGTGGCGAACTTCCGGATCGCCTCGACGCCGCGCACCTTCGACCGCCAGACCAACGAGTGGAAGGACGGCGAAGCGCTGTTCCTGTCCTGCTCGGTCTGGCGGCAGGCGGCCGAGAACGTCGCGGAGTCCTTGCAAAAGGGCATGCGCGTCGTCGTCCAGGGTCGCCTCAAGCAGCGGTCGTACGAGACCCGCGAGGGTGAGAAGCGCACCGTCTTCGAGCTCGAGGTCGAAGAGGTCGGTCCGTCCCTGAAGTACGCGACGGCCAAGGTCGCCCGCACCACGGGCGGCGGAGGCGGCGGCTTCGGCGGCGGCGGCGGTGGCAACCGCGGGGGCAACCCCGGCGGTGGCGGCGCCGCGCAGGACCCCTGGGGCAACCAGGGTGGTCAGGGCAACCAGGGCGGTTCCGGCGGCGGCAACTCCGGGGGCAACTCCGGTGGGGGCGGCGGCTGGGGCGTGCCCGGCCAGGGCGGCTCCGGGGGAGACCCGTGGGCCAACCAGGGCGGCGACGAGCCCCCGTTCTGA
- the rpsR gene encoding 30S ribosomal protein S18: MAKAVLRKPKKKVCQFCKEKDTVVDYKDANLLRKFISDRGKIRARRVTGNCVQHQRDVAIAVKNAREVALLPYTSTAR, encoded by the coding sequence ATGGCCAAGGCAGTGTTGCGCAAGCCCAAGAAGAAGGTCTGCCAGTTCTGCAAGGAGAAGGACACGGTCGTCGACTACAAGGACGCCAACCTCCTCCGCAAGTTCATCTCCGACCGCGGCAAGATCCGCGCGCGTCGGGTCACCGGCAACTGCGTGCAGCACCAGCGCGACGTCGCCATCGCGGTCAAGAACGCCCGCGAGGTCGCGCTGCTGCCCTACACGTCCACGGCTCGCTGA
- the rplI gene encoding 50S ribosomal protein L9 has translation MKLILTQEVTGLGAAGDVVEVKDGYGRNYLIPRGLGTRWTRGGQKTVDSIKAARASREVRDLDQAKQIKAGLEANPVQVQVRSGAEGRLFGSVSVTEIASAIEETGAKVDKRKIVIDQPIRSLGTHQVLVRVHDEVEATVTLNVVAA, from the coding sequence ATGAAGCTCATCCTCACCCAGGAGGTCACCGGTCTCGGTGCCGCCGGCGACGTCGTCGAGGTCAAGGACGGCTACGGCCGCAACTACCTCATCCCGCGGGGCCTCGGCACCCGCTGGACCCGCGGCGGTCAGAAGACCGTCGACTCCATCAAGGCCGCCCGCGCCTCGCGCGAGGTGCGTGACCTCGACCAGGCCAAGCAGATCAAGGCCGGCCTCGAGGCCAACCCCGTGCAGGTCCAGGTGCGCTCCGGTGCAGAGGGGCGCCTCTTCGGCTCCGTCAGCGTCACCGAGATCGCCTCGGCGATCGAGGAGACCGGCGCCAAGGTCGACAAGCGCAAGATCGTGATCGACCAGCCGATCCGCAGCCTGGGCACCCACCAGGTGCTCGTCCGCGTGCACGACGAGGTCGAGGCCACCGTCACGCTGAACGTCGTCGCCGCCTGA
- the dnaB gene encoding replicative DNA helicase, producing MRWLAESDGRGSQVGRTPPQDLDAERSVLGAMMLSKDAIADCIETLRGADFYRPAHEAIFDAVVDLYGGNEPADPITVAATLTRKGELARVGGAPYLHTLTAAVPMAAYAAHYAEIVREKAILRRLVEAGTRIVQMGYAGEGQVDDVVDTAQAEVYQVTEKRASEDYARLSEIMEGALEEIETISNRNGEMVGVPTGFADLDDLTNGLHPGQMIVIAARPAMGKSTLGLDFCRAASIHHNRTSAIFSLEMTRNEIMMRLLSAEARIPLNHLRNGNMTDDDWARLARKMGEVNDAPMFIDDSPNLTMMEIRAKARRLKQKHDLQLVVIDYLQLMSSGKKVESRQLEVSEFSRQIKLLAKELEIPVIALSQLNRGPEQRSDKRPMVSDLRESGSIEQDADMVILLHREDAYDKESSRLGEADLIVAKHRNGPTRDVTVSFQGHYSRFVDMAHG from the coding sequence ATGCGGTGGCTGGCCGAGTCCGACGGGCGCGGCAGCCAGGTGGGGCGTACGCCGCCGCAGGACCTCGACGCCGAGCGGTCGGTGCTCGGCGCGATGATGCTGAGCAAGGACGCGATCGCCGACTGCATCGAGACGCTGCGGGGCGCAGACTTCTACCGCCCCGCCCACGAGGCGATCTTCGACGCCGTCGTCGACCTCTACGGGGGCAACGAGCCCGCCGACCCGATCACGGTCGCGGCCACCTTGACCCGCAAGGGCGAGCTGGCGCGGGTGGGCGGCGCGCCGTACCTGCACACCTTGACCGCGGCGGTGCCCATGGCCGCGTACGCCGCGCACTACGCCGAGATCGTCCGCGAGAAGGCGATCCTGCGGCGGCTGGTCGAGGCGGGGACGCGGATCGTGCAGATGGGCTACGCCGGCGAGGGCCAGGTCGACGACGTCGTCGACACCGCCCAGGCCGAGGTCTACCAGGTCACCGAGAAGCGGGCGAGCGAGGACTACGCCCGGCTCTCGGAGATCATGGAGGGCGCCCTGGAGGAGATCGAGACGATCTCCAACCGCAACGGGGAGATGGTCGGGGTGCCCACCGGCTTCGCCGACCTCGACGACCTGACCAACGGTCTCCACCCGGGCCAGATGATCGTCATCGCCGCCCGTCCCGCGATGGGCAAGTCGACCCTCGGCCTCGACTTCTGCCGCGCGGCCTCGATCCACCACAACCGCACCTCGGCGATCTTCAGCCTGGAGATGACGCGCAACGAGATCATGATGCGTCTGCTCTCGGCCGAGGCCCGCATCCCGCTCAACCACCTGCGCAACGGCAACATGACCGACGACGACTGGGCGCGCCTGGCGCGCAAGATGGGCGAGGTCAACGACGCCCCGATGTTCATCGACGACTCCCCGAACCTGACCATGATGGAGATCCGGGCCAAGGCCCGCCGGCTCAAGCAGAAGCACGACCTGCAGCTCGTCGTCATCGACTACCTGCAGCTGATGAGCTCCGGCAAGAAGGTCGAGTCGCGGCAGCTGGAGGTCTCGGAGTTCTCCCGGCAGATCAAGCTGCTCGCCAAGGAGCTCGAGATCCCCGTCATCGCCCTGAGCCAGCTCAACCGTGGCCCCGAGCAGCGCTCCGACAAGCGCCCCATGGTCTCCGACCTGCGCGAGTCCGGCTCGATCGAGCAGGACGCCGACATGGTCATCCTGCTGCACCGCGAGGACGCGTACGACAAGGAGTCCAGCCGCCTCGGCGAGGCCGACCTCATCGTGGCGAAGCACCGCAACGGCCCGACCCGCGACGTGACCGTCAGCTTCCAGGGCCACTACTCCCGCTTCGTCGACATGGCCCACGGCTGA